The Gemmatimonadota bacterium DNA window CGGACGTCGTGATTTTCGACCAGCGGGGTGGGGGGCACGCGCTTCCCGAGCTGGCCTGCGACGAAACGTCGTTCATCCCGTCTCACGAGCCCGTGAACCTTGCCGCGATCGCCGCGGCCTTCCGGGAGACCTCGGCACGGTGCCGCGCGGACCTCGTGGCGGAGGGTGTGGATCTCGGCGCCTACAACACGATTGAGAACGCCGCGGATATGGATGCCCTGAGGTCCGCCCTCGGCTACGAGAGGGTGACGTTGATCGGAGGGAGCTACGGCACCCACCTCGCGCTGACCGTCATGCGCCTCTTCCCCGAAACCGTGGATCGGGTGGTTCTCCATGGCGTGGAAGGACTCGATCACACGTGGGACAGCCCGGCCGGCCGCCTCGCGGTCCTGGAGCGCCACGCCGCCGCGGCCGAGGCCTCGGCGGAGATGGGATCCCGCATCCCCGCCGCCGGCCTCATCGCCGCGTTGAGGGGGGTGATCGAGCGCCTGGACTTGGAACCCGTCCGGGTCCCCGTCCCCGGCGCGCCCGACGGATCCTTCGAGACAGTGGGCGGCGACCTGATCCGGTTCCTGGCCGGATACGAGGCGGGACAAAGGAATCGGCCGAACGCCTGGCCCGAGATGATCCTGGCGCTCTCCGAGGGGGACTATTCGTTTCCAGCGACGGTCGCGAGGGAGATCCGCGAGGAAGGCATCCAACCCGACGATCCTGTCCACTACACGATGGACTGCGCGTCGGGCATCAGCTCCGCCCGACGGGAGAGGCTCGCCGAGGAGGCTGGCGTGGATCTCCTAGGAGGGGTGAACTGGGAGTATGAGGAAATCTGCCCGGTGTGGGATGCACCCGATCTCGGCGACGATTTTCGCTCTCCGCTGGAGTCGGCCATTCCGACGGTGATCGTTCACGGAACCTGGGACTACTCGACGCCGATCGAAAATGCGCGGGAGGTGGCCGCGACCCTCTCCAACTCCCAACTGGTGGAAGTCGTGACCGGGACCCATGGCGCCCTCTATAACGTCTTCGGACGGTGGCAGCCGATGAAGAGCTTGCTGGCAGCGTTTCTTCGCGGAGAAGAGGTCCGCTTTCCCGGCGAGGTTCAGCTGGAGGTCCAGTTCACGGCCCCGGAGGGATGACGGCGAAATCGTGGAAAGTTCTTCGGACGCGGATCGCGGGAGTGGGGAGTCGAACAGCGACGTGCGTCAGCACCTCTGGGTGCTCAGAGCGCAACTGGGCGACGTCGGGGCGTTGACGAATCTCGTCGGTGCGCACCAGGGGCGAGTTCTGCATTACCTCGAGTCCATCGTAGGCTCGCGGGACGACGCCGAGGATGCGCTCCAGGACATCTGGGTCACCGTCGTTCGCAAGATCGCAAAGCTCGAGGATCCGAGGGCGTTCCGGGCGTGGCTTTATCGAATCGCCCGAAATCGGGCGCTTTCCGGACTCCGAAGGAAGAGGCGCGAGGGGGAGCGGTTGGTGGACGAGGCGCATGGAAGCGAGAACACGTCCACCGAAGCCGACGAAAACGAAACGTGGTTAGGGGAACTCGACCCGGAAGCTGTGCACGCTGCGATCAAGGACCTTTCCCCGGCCCACCGCGAGGCGATCGTCCTTCGGTACTTCCAGGGCATGGGATACGAGGGAATATCCGAAATCGCCGGTTGCAGCATCGGGACCATTCGATCGCGAATCCATTACGGCAAAGCCGAATTGCGAAAATTACTTATGCATCCTCGTAGTTCCGAGGCGAACCCGGAGGGACATCAATGAATGAAGAAACGGGCGCCGTATCCGAGGAGACTCGACGACTTCTCGGAGAGATCGTAGCAGACGAGAGAAAGACGGAGGAGCGAATCCGGAAGGCGTCGCTCGTAGCTTGGGCTGCCGCCTTCGCGGCCGTCCCCCTCTTCGGGCTCGTCATGTATTTCACGAGGAACGTGGGGGGGAGCTCCGTGGAGGTCGCTCGGGCGCTGCTGGTCGTGGTGACGTTGACGGGCGGGCTGGCCCTCTTTCTAGCCGTCCTGATGACGCTGGCGTGGCTCTTTCGATCGCGGGCGCCCACGCTCGCCGTGATCGAGCGGCGACTCGCTGTGCTCGAAGAGATCCTACTTTCCCGCGGGGGGCCGCGGTGAGGCGGGGCTGAGGCTCGTCAGGCCCCTTGCAATCACTCAACTCCCGGCGGCACGACTACACTTCGCTTCGCTCGCGTGAGCCTCCGGGATTACGTCGGGACACTGCCAACCGGTTGGCCCGGAAGGGTTCGAACCTGCGACCCGCTGATTAGAGGTCACGGGGGGCCGTTGGGAGGCGGTCGGTTCAGGTGGGCTTAGGTCGGTCGCATAAGGGTTTCCGACGTTTCGCCGGCTCCCCAATTCGGTGGAGATCGAGGGTGTTTGGGGCGGCTGTGAACCGGGAGGCAATCGCCCTTTGGCTTCCGTATGCTCCCCAGGGCGAGAGCCCCGTCCGGTCCGGGGCACACTTCAGTCCGTCCGCAACGCCGACATCGCATCGATTCGTGCGGCGCGCAGTGCAGGGAGGAAACCTCCGACGAGAGCGGCGGTCGTTACGACCGCTGCGGCACCCAGGAACATCACGGGGTCGGTCGGCTCGACACCAAAGAGCACGGATCGCAGGAGCCCGGTGAGGGCGGCTGCCGAGACCGTCCCGAGCACGAGGCCGGCGAAGAGGAGCTGGGCGGTCCCGCGGAGCACCATGGCCAGGATTCGCGACGGGTCAGCGCCCAACGCGACACGAACGCCGAGTTCCTGAGTCCTCTGCCGCATTCCGTGCGCGACGACTCCATACACGCCAATCGTGCCAACAAGAAGCGAGATGCCTCCGCCGATCGTGAGGAGGAGAGCAAGAAGCCGATCGCGGGAGGTCGCGAAGCGTACCACGTCAGTCATCGGGCGCACCTTGCCTACACTCACGTCGGGATCAGCCGTACCAACGGCATTGCGCACGGACTCGATCAGGGCCGAAGGTGGGAGGGCCGTGCGGATCACGAGCGTAGCGTCTACAGGGAACCACGACGGGTCTACCCTCGGCTGGATGATCGGAATGTAGACGATCTCCTCCGCGCGCTCGCGCGGGGAGGCGTCCTGAACGTCTTCGACCACGCCGGCCACCGTGTATGGCGGGATGTCGCGGATCTGCCGTGTGTCGCTGTCGAGCATGTCCGCGATTCGGCCCTCTGGCGTGAGGCGGTTCAACCTGCGTCCGATCGCGCGCTCCCCGGAAAAAAGGCGTGCGGCGAGTGCGCGACTGATGAGCACTGGCTGCGGAAACTCGGCGGGGTTCGGGAGGGCATCGGACGCGTCCGACTCAACGCCGCTGCCCTCCAGAACTTCAATTCCCGCGACTTCGAAGTACCCCGGGGTGAAGAATTGAAAGGTCACCTCCGGGGGAACGATGTCCTGACCGGCTTCCGCCTCAATCTCTCGGACGGGGGCACGCTCGTACCCGCTGCCGCCGGCAAGCGGAACGCTCGTGACGGCCGCGACCGCCGTGACTCCAGGAATCGACGACACTCGAGCCATGACCGTCTCGTATGCCTGTTCGTAGTCCAGGTAGCGCCCGCGCTGAATTCCCATCTCCGCGGTCAGGATACCATCCGGCTCGATTCCGATCTCCACACCGCCTAACCTCGCGAAGCTCTTGGCCATGAGCCCTGAGCCGACGAGAAGCACAAGGGTAAGCCCGATCTGCACCACCACGAGACCGTTCCGGGTGCGGCGGTCCACTGCCCCGTGCGTCGATCCGGGTCTCGAAGTGCCCAAGGACCGGGGGGCATGAGGACCCAGCTGTCGTGCGGCCGACAAGGCGGCGATGGCCGCAGCGATGGCCAAGGACACCGAAACAGCAAAAAGGATGACTTCGCCGCTCATCCGGATCTCCGGAAGGCGAGGCAGCTCGATCGGTACGGACGATCCCAGGCCGCCGATTCCCCATTGGGCCAGGAGAATTCCCAGACCTCCTCCCACCACCGCAAGCAGCAGACTCTCGGTGAGGAAGAGACGAACGATGGGCAAATGACCCGATCCCAGGGCGACACGGACGGCGAACTCCCGCCCCCGTTCTTCGGACCTGAGGAGGACCAGGTTGGAGACGTTGGCGGCAGACACGAGCAGGAGCAGCGCCACGCTCCCAAATACGATCCAGATGGGGGCCTCGGCGCCCGCGATCATCTCTTCCCTGAGAGACTCGACCCTCGATGCGAGTCCGATCTCCTCCATCTGCGCCATGGCGGCAGCCGGGACCGATTCCGACAAACGCGGAAAGAGAGCCGAGAGCTCGGCCTCCGCGACCGACGGATCGACACCGTCCTGGAGGCGAGCCACCGCGTTCAGCTCGAAACTCAACCCGAAGTAAACGAACCCTGCCCCGGGCGCATCCAGAATCCAGATCCTTGTATCGGCTCTGGGAAAGTCGACGGCCGCCGGGAGCACTCCGATGATCTCCCTAGGCGATCCATTGACCCGGATCACTCGTCCGAGGATGCCGGGATCCCTGCCATACCGGTTCAGCCAGAGCTCGTGGCTGACGAGGATGGGAACGGTCCAGGAGCTGTCGAAGACTCCGGGGGTCGCGCCGAAGGGCGCCGTGTCTTCCTCGACCCAGAGGCGACCGAGTTCGGGAGTCACGCCCAGGACCCCAAACAGATTGTGGGACGCGCGCGAGACCCGTACCCGCTCCCCTGGGCCGAAGTCATCGAAGAGGCTTCCGACGCCCTCGACGAAGGTCGCCATTCCGTCCAGGGTCCGCGCATTCGAGCTGTAATGGCGGACGAGAGCGCTCGAGAGCCCGGTCTCCAAGAGCCCGAGTCCGGGAGCGACGTGCTTGACTGCCACGAGTCGATCGGGTTCCGCGAAGGGGAGGGGCGCGAGGACAACGCCGTTCAGCACAGCGAAGACTGCCGTCGCACCGCCAATGCCGAGGCCCAGCGTCCCGATGGCCGCGAGTGAGTATGCGGGCCGCCGAACCAGCCCCCGAACGGCGAGTCGCGCCTCGCGCACCCACGTCTCCAATCGAGGAAGCCCCCGCGCCGAAATTCCCTCTTCGCGAAAGCGCTCGACACCGCCAAAAGCGATCCTGGCGCGGCGTCGGGCCTCATCGAACGAAAGCCCTTGCCCGCGCGCTAGATACTCAGCCTCGAATTCGAGATGAGCCCGCATCTCCTCGTCCATCTCCCGCGACATTTCCCCCTTTCGCAACGTCGACCGGAATCGGCGCAGCACCTCTCGCACTCGACGCTTCAGCATGGATTGACCCCGGTTCAAGGAGCTTGCAGCACCAGTTCGACGGCGGAGGTGAGGCGTCGCCAGGTCGCTTGCTCTGCTCGGAATTGCCGGCGACCGTCGGACGTGACCTGATAGACTTTCACCTTCCTTCCCCCCGGACTCACGCTCCACTCGCTCGAGATCCATCCTCGCTCCTCCAGCCGGTA harbors:
- a CDS encoding alpha/beta fold hydrolase, with product MRTSILLIALAAALIEPLGAQVTDSAPGRRQGAARMTMESAVVEAFGGVALAADAGVLIVPESRTKATRRVISIPFYRLRSTSDTPASPIFLLHGGPGGSMIDGLQEEGTVEHILFYRGIADVVIFDQRGGGHALPELACDETSFIPSHEPVNLAAIAAAFRETSARCRADLVAEGVDLGAYNTIENAADMDALRSALGYERVTLIGGSYGTHLALTVMRLFPETVDRVVLHGVEGLDHTWDSPAGRLAVLERHAAAAEASAEMGSRIPAAGLIAALRGVIERLDLEPVRVPVPGAPDGSFETVGGDLIRFLAGYEAGQRNRPNAWPEMILALSEGDYSFPATVAREIREEGIQPDDPVHYTMDCASGISSARRERLAEEAGVDLLGGVNWEYEEICPVWDAPDLGDDFRSPLESAIPTVIVHGTWDYSTPIENAREVAATLSNSQLVEVVTGTHGALYNVFGRWQPMKSLLAAFLRGEEVRFPGEVQLEVQFTAPEG
- a CDS encoding ADOP family duplicated permease encodes the protein MLKRRVREVLRRFRSTLRKGEMSREMDEEMRAHLEFEAEYLARGQGLSFDEARRRARIAFGGVERFREEGISARGLPRLETWVREARLAVRGLVRRPAYSLAAIGTLGLGIGGATAVFAVLNGVVLAPLPFAEPDRLVAVKHVAPGLGLLETGLSSALVRHYSSNARTLDGMATFVEGVGSLFDDFGPGERVRVSRASHNLFGVLGVTPELGRLWVEEDTAPFGATPGVFDSSWTVPILVSHELWLNRYGRDPGILGRVIRVNGSPREIIGVLPAAVDFPRADTRIWILDAPGAGFVYFGLSFELNAVARLQDGVDPSVAEAELSALFPRLSESVPAAAMAQMEEIGLASRVESLREEMIAGAEAPIWIVFGSVALLLLVSAANVSNLVLLRSEERGREFAVRVALGSGHLPIVRLFLTESLLLAVVGGGLGILLAQWGIGGLGSSVPIELPRLPEIRMSGEVILFAVSVSLAIAAAIAALSAARQLGPHAPRSLGTSRPGSTHGAVDRRTRNGLVVVQIGLTLVLLVGSGLMAKSFARLGGVEIGIEPDGILTAEMGIQRGRYLDYEQAYETVMARVSSIPGVTAVAAVTSVPLAGGSGYERAPVREIEAEAGQDIVPPEVTFQFFTPGYFEVAGIEVLEGSGVESDASDALPNPAEFPQPVLISRALAARLFSGERAIGRRLNRLTPEGRIADMLDSDTRQIRDIPPYTVAGVVEDVQDASPRERAEEIVYIPIIQPRVDPSWFPVDATLVIRTALPPSALIESVRNAVGTADPDVSVGKVRPMTDVVRFATSRDRLLALLLTIGGGISLLVGTIGVYGVVAHGMRQRTQELGVRVALGADPSRILAMVLRGTAQLLFAGLVLGTVSAAALTGLLRSVLFGVEPTDPVMFLGAAAVVTTAALVGGFLPALRAARIDAMSALRTD
- a CDS encoding RNA polymerase sigma factor, translated to MESSSDADRGSGESNSDVRQHLWVLRAQLGDVGALTNLVGAHQGRVLHYLESIVGSRDDAEDALQDIWVTVVRKIAKLEDPRAFRAWLYRIARNRALSGLRRKRREGERLVDEAHGSENTSTEADENETWLGELDPEAVHAAIKDLSPAHREAIVLRYFQGMGYEGISEIAGCSIGTIRSRIHYGKAELRKLLMHPRSSEANPEGHQ